A region from the Oncorhynchus keta strain PuntledgeMale-10-30-2019 chromosome 5, Oket_V2, whole genome shotgun sequence genome encodes:
- the LOC127930341 gene encoding serine/threonine-protein kinase PRP4 homolog, producing the protein MPTTLGEWGRNPLGDRSRNPLVDRSRNPLGDRSRNPTGDRSRNPLGDRSRNPLGDRSRNPLGDRSRSHLGDRSRNPLGDRSRNPLGDSSRNPLGDRSRNPLGDRSRNPTGDRSRSHLGDRSRNPLGDRSRNPLGDRSRNPLGDRSRNPLGDRSRNPTGDRSRNPLGDRSRNPLGDRSRNPLGDRSRNPLGDRSRNPLGDRSRNPLGDRSRNPLGDRSRNPLGDRSRNPLGDRSRNPIGDRSRNPLGDRSRNPIGDRSRNPLGDRSRNPIGDRSRNPLGDRSRNPLGDRSRNPTGDRSRNPLGDRSRCQMSLVAVPDS; encoded by the exons ATGCCTACAA CCCTAGGTGAATGGGGCAGAAATCCTTTAGGTGACAGGAGCAGAAATCCTTTAGTTGACAGGAGCAGAAATCCTTTAGGTGACAGGAGCAGAAATCCTACAGGTGACAGGAGCAGAAATCCTTTAGGTGACAGGAGCAGAAATCCTTTAGGTGACAGGAGCAGAAATCCTTTAGGTGACAGGAGCAGAAGTCATTTAGGTGACAGGAGCAGAAATCCTTTAGGTGACAGGAGCAGAAATCCTTTAGGTGACAGTAGCAGAAATCCTTTAGGTGACAGGAGCAGAAATCCTTTAGGTGACAGGAGCAGAAATCCTACAGGTGACAGGAGCAGAAGTCATTTAGGTGACAGGAGCAGAAATCCTCTAGGTGACAGGAGCAGAAATCCTTTAGGTGACAGGAGCAGAAATCCTTTAGGTGACAGGAGCAGAAATCCTTTAGGTGACAGGAGCAGAAATCCTACAGGTGACAGGAGCAGAAATCCTTTAG GTGACAGGAGCAGAAATCCTTTAGGTGACAGGAGCAGAAATCCTTTAGGTGACAGGAGCAGAAATCCTTTAGGTGACAGGAGCAGAAATCCTTTAGGTGACAGGAGCAGAAATCCTTTAGGTGACAGGAGCAGAAATCCTTTAGGTGACAGGAGCAGAAATCCTTTAGGTGACAGGAGCAGAAATCCTTTAGGTGACAGGAGCAGAAATCCTATAGGTGACAGGAGCAGAAATCCTTTAGGTGACAGGAGCAGAAATCCTATAGGTGACAGGAGCAGAAATCCTTTAGGTGACAGGAGCAGAAATCCTATAGGTGACAGGAGCAGAAATCCTTTAGGTGACAGGAGCAGAAATCCTTTAGGTGACAGGAGCAGAAATCCTACAGGTGACAGGAGCAGAAATCCTTTAGGTGACAGGAGCAGATGTCAGATGTCCTTAGTGGCTGTTCCTGATAGTTAG
- the LOC118375876 gene encoding WAP, Kazal, immunoglobulin, Kunitz and NTR domain-containing protein 2 gives MWWMLFPRWIWFLFGQCYVLLLIIDSCVRVKAMPMSMPNKVVYSHAGMCPNEMNPNLWVDAMSTCMRECELDRDCENFEKCCNNVCGNKSCVAARYMDIKGKKGPVGMPKGVKCDKFMCTQQGSECDIWEGQPVCKCRDRCEREPHFTCASDGMTYYNKCYMDAEACSKGISISVVTCRYHLTWPNTSPLPMETTLRPTTALLETTPPADIHPPMMLSNPTQQAVFVGETASFLCEVSGKPSPEVTWEKQLEGKENTVMRPNHVQGNVVVTNIGQLVIYNAQQQDAGIYTCTAKNLGGAVTSHYPLSVIQRDTGRKEGEVGNATNPFPFPAEECLKGPDSDDCGEESISWYYEVKRNNCFTFTYSQCNKNRNHFDSYETCMLSCGAELSAPCSLPSLQGPCKAYEPRWAYSSTLKQCQSFIWGGCGGNENNFESKEACEEMCPFPKNHNCKMCKPRGKMVTSFCKSDFIILGRVTELPEEQDSGHALITVEEILKDEKMGLKFFGQEPLEVTLMNMDWNCPCPNITMANGQLIIMGDVHNGMAVLQPDSFVGSSTARRVRKLREVIHKKTCDFLKEFPTNQ, from the exons ATGTGGTGGATGTTGTTTCCTCGATGGATCTGGTTTCTCTTTGGACAGTGCTACGTCTTGCTCCTGATCATAGACAGCTGTGTGAGGGTGAAAGCGATGCCAATGTCCATGCCCAACAAAGTGGTGTACTCTCACGCGGGCATGTGCCCCAACGAGATGAACCCCAACCTGTGGGTGGACGCCATGAGCACCTGTATGCGCGAGTGCGAGTTGGACCGG GACTGTGAAAACTTTGAGAAATGCTGCAACAACGTGTGTGGGAACAAGAGCTGTGTGGCGGCACGCTACATGGACATTAAGGGCAAGAAGGGGCCGGTTGGCATGCCAAAAGGGGTCAAGTGTGACAAGTTCATGTGTACGCAGCAGGGCTCCGAGTGTGACATCTGGGAGGGCCAGCCCGTGTGTAAGTGCCGGGACCGCTGTGAGAGAGAGCCCCACTTCACATGTGCCTCAGACGGTATGACCTACTACAACAAGTGTTACATGGATGCAGAGGCCTGCTCCAAGGGCATCTCTATCTCTGTGGTCACCTGCAG GTACCACCTCACCTGGCCAAACACCAGCCCGTTGCCCATGGAGACCACCCTGCGGCCAACCACTGCCCTCCTGGAGACCACCCCCCCGGCTGACATCCATCCTCCAATGATGCTCAGCAACCCCACTCAGCAGGCTGTGTTCGTGGGTGAGACAGCCAGCTTCCTGTGCGAAGTGTCAGGTAAGCCCAGTCCGGAGGTGACCTGGGAGAAGCAGCTGGAGGGCAAGGAGAACACAGTGATGAGGCCCAATCACGTGCAGGGGAACGTAGTGGTCACCAACATCGGCCAGCTGGTCATCTACAATGCCCAGCAACAGGACGCCGGCATCTACACCTGCACGGCCAAGAACCTGGGGGGGGCTGTGACCTCCCACTACCCACTGTCGGTGATCCAGAGAGACACGGGCCGGAAGGAGGGTGAGGTAGGGAATGCCACCAACCCATTCCCATTCCCCGCCGAAGAGTGCCTGAAGGGGCCGGACAGTGACGACTGTGGGGAGGAGAGCATAAGCTGGTACTACGAAGTCAAGAGAAACAATTGCTTCACCTTCACCTACAGCCAGTGCAACAAGAACCGCAACCACTTTGACAGCTACGAGACATGCATGTTGTCATGCGGGGCAGAGCTGTCggctccctgctctctccccagcCTGCAGGGACCCTGTAAGGCCTACGAGCCCCGctgggcctacagcagcaccctCAAACAGTGCCAGTCCTTCATCTGGGGCGGCTGTGGaggcaatgaaaacaactttgaATCCAAAGAGGCCTGCGAGGAGATGTGTCCTTTTCCGAAGAACCATAACTGTAAGATGTGTAAACCGCGGGGCAAGATGGTGACCAGCTTCTGCAAGAGCGACTTCATCATCCTGGGGCGCGTGACAGAGTTGCCTGAAGAACAGGACTCGGGCCACGCCCTGATCACCGTGGAGGAGATCCTAAAGGACGAGAAAATGGGCCTCAAGTTCTTCGGCCAGGAACCCTTGGAGGTGACCTTGATGAACATGGACTGGAACTGCCCGTGCCCCAACATCACCATGGCCAACGGGCAGCTCATCATCATGGGAGACGTCCACAACGGCATGGCCGTGCTGCAGCCCGACAGCTTCGTGGGGAGCTCCACCGCACGCAGGGTCAGGAAGCTCCGAGAGGTCATTCACAAGAAGACCTGTGATTTTCTCAAAGAGTTCCCAACAAACCAGTAG